Proteins found in one Micropterus dolomieu isolate WLL.071019.BEF.003 ecotype Adirondacks linkage group LG10, ASM2129224v1, whole genome shotgun sequence genomic segment:
- the arf6a gene encoding ADP-ribosylation factor 6a, which yields MGKMLSKIFGNKEMRILMLGLDAAGKTTILYKLKLGQSVTTIPTVGFNVETVTYKNVKFNVWDVGGQDKIRPLWRHYYTGTQGLIFVVDCADRDRIDEARQELHRIINDREMKDTIILIFANKQDLPDAMKPHEIQEKLGLTRIRDRNWYVQPSCATTGDGLYEGLTWLTSNYKS from the coding sequence ATGGGGAAAATGCTGTCAAAGATCTTTGGCAACAAGGAGATGAGAATATTGATGCTTGGACTTGATGCTGCTGGTAAAACTACCATCTTGTACAAGCTGAAGCTGGGACAGTCAGTCACCACCATCCCCACAGTCGGATTCAACGTGGAGACCGTTACCTATAAGAATGTGAAGTTCAACGTGTGGGACGTGGGGGGCCAGGACAAGATCAGACCGCTTTGGAGACATTACTACACTGGCACCCAGGGCCTGATTTTCGTGGTGGACTGTGCCGACAGGGACAGGATCGACGAGGCGAGGCAGGAGCTCCACCGAATCATCAACGACCGGGAGATGAAGGACACCATCATCCTGATCTTCGCCAACAAACAAGACCTCCCAGATGCCATGAAACCCCACGAGATCCAGGAGAAGCTAGGCCTGACCCGGATCAGAGATAGGAATTGGTACGTTCAGCCCTCATGTGCGACAACAGGGGATGGACTATACGAGGGCCTGACCTGGCTTACCTCAAATTACAAATCTTAA
- the prpf39 gene encoding pre-mRNA-processing factor 39 isoform X1, translating into MEDTGLQFSDDTVTGMLDSESPAMESNGDAFLPDLPVLGQATDWSPDQVAPEPLATILPEDSDASQDAPEQQQQPNQQTNSTELGSVAKAVEHFQLASAQFFQEEQPPPPPPPPPPPQPTEEAEQPAEHKSESGESQQDSHEMSLEPEFAVQDGSQDGTEAPQVTEDGMELEDQSKETTQEVTVPAEPQEPSEFEKLFKACEENPDDFNGWVYLLQYVEQENFLASVRKAFDVFFLRYPYCYGYWKKYADIEKKHGNIQVAEEVYRRGLQAIPLSVDLWLHYLTYIKENSDPSDPETEGRIRAAYEHAVLAAGTDFRSDRLWESFINWETEQEKLANVTAIYDRILGIPTQLYSQHFQRFKDHVQNNNPKHFLSEEEFVQLRLELSKASLTAMVCEDEDTPVAQEELPPGTEDLADPAKRVTEIENMRHKVIEVRQEVFNHNEHEVSKRWAFEEGIKRPYFHVKALEKTQLNNWKEYLDFEIENGTPERVVVLFERCLIACALYEEFWTKYAKYLEGYSTDGVRHVYKKACTIHLPKKPATHLLWAAFEEQQGNVEEARGILKSLEAAVPGLAMVRLRRVSLERRHGNLEEAEALLREAMESAKNATETSFYAVKLARQLMKVQRSLSKARKVLLDAIEKDQTSPKLYLNLLELEYSGDVTQNEAEILACFDRALNSPMPLETRLLFSQRKVEFLEDFGSDINVLVTAYEEHQKLQKESEPTKRKAENGYDSSLEPDSKKQRVDDGSTTAANTVADAQDSSAYNYNWYQQYGGWGQNTWGQYNQYAQYNQYYPPPPT; encoded by the exons ATGGAAGATACTG GGCTGCAATTCTCGGACGACACCGTTACTGGAATGCTGGACTCTGAGTCCCCTGCCATGGAGAGCAATGGGGATGCCTTTCTTCCTGACCTTCCTGTTCTAGGCCAAGCTACTGACTGGTCCCCAGACCAGGTTGCTCCAGAACCACTCGCCACCATCTTGCCCGAGGACTCTGATGCGTCCCAGGATGCTCcggagcaacagcagcaaccaaaCCAGCAGACAAATTCAACAGAGCTGGGTTCTGTGGCGAAGGCTGTAGAGCATTTTCAGCTCGCCAGTGCTCAGTTCTTCCAAGAGGAGCAgccacctcctccaccaccacctcccccTCCACCGCAACCCACAGAAGAGGCAGAACAGCCAGCAGAACACAAATCAGAGTCTGGGGAGTCTCAACAGGACAGCCATGAGATGAGCCTGGAGCCAGAGTTTGCTGTACAAGATGGCAGTCAAG ATGGGACTGAGGCACCACAGGTGACGGAGGATGGCATGGAGCTGGAAGACCAATCCAAAGAGACAACACAAGAAGTGACTGTTCCTGCAGAGCCACAGGAGCCCAGTGAGTTTGAAAAACTCTTCAAAGCGTGCGAGGAGAACCCAGATGACTTCAATGGTTGGGTCTACCTGCTGCAGTATGTGGAGCAAGAG AATTTCCTTGCATCTGTGAGAAAGGCATTTGATGTATTCTTCCTACGTTATCCCTACTGCTATGGCTACTGGAAGAAGTATGCTGATATTGAGAAAAAGCATGGCAACATACAAGTTGCAGAAGAG GTGTACAGAAGAGGCTTGCAGGCCATCCCTCTCAGTGTGGACCTGTGGCTGCACTACCTGACCTACATCAAAGAGAACTCAGACCCTAGTGACCCAGAGACGGAGGGACGCATTCGAGC TGCCTATGAACACGCAGTGCTAGCAGCAGGCACAGACTTCCGCTCAGACCGCCTGTGGGAGTCCTTCATCAACTGGGAGACAGAGCAGGAGAAGCTGGCTAACGTCACCGCCATCTATGACCGCATCTTGGGCATcccaacccagctgtattcccAGCACTTCCAGAG GTTTAAAGATCATGTGCAgaacaacaaccccaaacacTTTTTGTCAGAAGAGGAGTTCGTTCAGCTGAGGCTTGAGCTCTCTAAAGCCAGCCTAACAGCGATGGTCTGCGAAGATGAGGACACACCTGTTGCTCAGGAGGAGCTGCCGCCTGGCACGGAGGATCTTGCGGACCCTGCTAAG AGGGTGACAGAGATCGAGAATATGCGCCACAAGGTGATCGAAGTTCGGCAGGAAGTGTTCAACCACAATGAACATGAAGTCAGCAAGCGCTGGGCCTTTGAGGAAGGG attaagaGACCATACTTCCATGTCAAAGCCTTAGAGAAGACCCAGCTGAACAACTGGAAGGAGTACCTGGACTTTGAAATTGAAAATGGGACTCCGGAGCGCGTGGTTGTTCTCTTTGAACGATGCCTGATCGCTTGTGCACTCTACGAAGAGTTCTGGACCAAG TATGCAAAATATCTAGAGGGCTACAGCACTGACGGTGTGAGACATGTCTACAAGAAGGCGTGTACCATCCATCTGCCCAAGAAGCCAGCCACCCACCTGCTGTGGGCAGCGTTTGAGGAGCAGCAAG GCAACGTAGAGGAGGCTCGTGGCATCCTGAAGTCCCTGGAGGCGGCGGTCCCAGGTCTGGCCATGGTGCGCCTTCGGAGGGTCAGTCTAGAgcgtcgccatggtaacttggAGGAAGCGGAGGCCCTCTTAAGGGAGGCCATGGAGTCTGCGAAGAATGCTACTGAGACATCGTTCTATGCTGTGAAACTGGCCAGGCAGCTGATGAAGGTGCAGAGGAGCCTGAGCAAGGCCAGGAAGGTGCTGCTGGATGCTATTGAAAAAGACCAG ACGAGTCCAAAACTCTATCTAAACCTGCTTGAGCTGGAGTACAGCGGAGACGTGACGCAGAATGAGGCGGAGATCTTGGCATGTTTCGACCGAGCCCTAAACAGCCCGATGCCCCTTGAAACCCGCCTTCTCTTCTCCCAGCGCAAGGTGGAGTTCCTCGAGGACTTTGGCAGTGACATCAATGT gcttGTGACTGCATATGAGGAACATCAGAAACTGCAAAAAGAAAGCGAACCCACAAAGAGGAAAGCCGAGAACGGGTATGACAG CTCTCTGGAACCGGACTCCAAGAAGCAGCGGGTGGATGACGGTTCCACGACTGCAGCAAACACAGTGGCAGACGCGCAGGACAGCTCTGCATACAACTACAACTGGTACCAG CAATACGGTGGCTGGGGACAAAACACCTGGGGACAGTACAACCAATATGCACAGTATAACCAGTACTACCCGCCTCCTCCAACATGA
- the prpf39 gene encoding pre-mRNA-processing factor 39 isoform X2: MEDTGLQFSDDTVTGMLDSESPAMESNGDAFLPDLPVLGQATDWSPDQVAPEPLATILPEDSDASQDAPEQQQQPNQQTNSTELGSVAKAVEHFQLASAQFFQEEQPPPPPPPPPPPQPTEEAEQPAEHKSESGESQQDSHEMSLEPEFAVQDGSQDGTEAPQVTEDGMELEDQSKETTQEVTVPAEPQEPSEFEKLFKACEENPDDFNGWVYLLQYVEQENFLASVRKAFDVFFLRYPYCYGYWKKYADIEKKHGNIQVAEEVYRRGLQAIPLSVDLWLHYLTYIKENSDPSDPETEGRIRAAYEHAVLAAGTDFRSDRLWESFINWETEQEKLANVTAIYDRILGIPTQLYSQHFQRFKDHVQNNNPKHFLSEEEFVQLRLELSKASLTAMVCEDEDTPVAQEELPPGTEDLADPAKRVTEIENMRHKVIEVRQEVFNHNEHEVSKRWAFEEGIKRPYFHVKALEKTQLNNWKEYLDFEIENGTPERVVVLFERCLIACALYEEFWTKYAKYLEGYSTDGVRHVYKKACTIHLPKKPATHLLWAAFEEQQGNVEEARGILKSLEAAVPGLAMVRLRRVSLERRHGNLEEAEALLREAMESAKNATETSFYAVKLARQLMKVQRSLSKARKVLLDAIEKDQTSPKLYLNLLELEYSGDVTQNEAEILACFDRALNSPMPLETRLLFSQRKVEFLEDFGSDINVLVTAYEEHQKLQKESEPTKRKAENGSLEPDSKKQRVDDGSTTAANTVADAQDSSAYNYNWYQQYGGWGQNTWGQYNQYAQYNQYYPPPPT; encoded by the exons ATGGAAGATACTG GGCTGCAATTCTCGGACGACACCGTTACTGGAATGCTGGACTCTGAGTCCCCTGCCATGGAGAGCAATGGGGATGCCTTTCTTCCTGACCTTCCTGTTCTAGGCCAAGCTACTGACTGGTCCCCAGACCAGGTTGCTCCAGAACCACTCGCCACCATCTTGCCCGAGGACTCTGATGCGTCCCAGGATGCTCcggagcaacagcagcaaccaaaCCAGCAGACAAATTCAACAGAGCTGGGTTCTGTGGCGAAGGCTGTAGAGCATTTTCAGCTCGCCAGTGCTCAGTTCTTCCAAGAGGAGCAgccacctcctccaccaccacctcccccTCCACCGCAACCCACAGAAGAGGCAGAACAGCCAGCAGAACACAAATCAGAGTCTGGGGAGTCTCAACAGGACAGCCATGAGATGAGCCTGGAGCCAGAGTTTGCTGTACAAGATGGCAGTCAAG ATGGGACTGAGGCACCACAGGTGACGGAGGATGGCATGGAGCTGGAAGACCAATCCAAAGAGACAACACAAGAAGTGACTGTTCCTGCAGAGCCACAGGAGCCCAGTGAGTTTGAAAAACTCTTCAAAGCGTGCGAGGAGAACCCAGATGACTTCAATGGTTGGGTCTACCTGCTGCAGTATGTGGAGCAAGAG AATTTCCTTGCATCTGTGAGAAAGGCATTTGATGTATTCTTCCTACGTTATCCCTACTGCTATGGCTACTGGAAGAAGTATGCTGATATTGAGAAAAAGCATGGCAACATACAAGTTGCAGAAGAG GTGTACAGAAGAGGCTTGCAGGCCATCCCTCTCAGTGTGGACCTGTGGCTGCACTACCTGACCTACATCAAAGAGAACTCAGACCCTAGTGACCCAGAGACGGAGGGACGCATTCGAGC TGCCTATGAACACGCAGTGCTAGCAGCAGGCACAGACTTCCGCTCAGACCGCCTGTGGGAGTCCTTCATCAACTGGGAGACAGAGCAGGAGAAGCTGGCTAACGTCACCGCCATCTATGACCGCATCTTGGGCATcccaacccagctgtattcccAGCACTTCCAGAG GTTTAAAGATCATGTGCAgaacaacaaccccaaacacTTTTTGTCAGAAGAGGAGTTCGTTCAGCTGAGGCTTGAGCTCTCTAAAGCCAGCCTAACAGCGATGGTCTGCGAAGATGAGGACACACCTGTTGCTCAGGAGGAGCTGCCGCCTGGCACGGAGGATCTTGCGGACCCTGCTAAG AGGGTGACAGAGATCGAGAATATGCGCCACAAGGTGATCGAAGTTCGGCAGGAAGTGTTCAACCACAATGAACATGAAGTCAGCAAGCGCTGGGCCTTTGAGGAAGGG attaagaGACCATACTTCCATGTCAAAGCCTTAGAGAAGACCCAGCTGAACAACTGGAAGGAGTACCTGGACTTTGAAATTGAAAATGGGACTCCGGAGCGCGTGGTTGTTCTCTTTGAACGATGCCTGATCGCTTGTGCACTCTACGAAGAGTTCTGGACCAAG TATGCAAAATATCTAGAGGGCTACAGCACTGACGGTGTGAGACATGTCTACAAGAAGGCGTGTACCATCCATCTGCCCAAGAAGCCAGCCACCCACCTGCTGTGGGCAGCGTTTGAGGAGCAGCAAG GCAACGTAGAGGAGGCTCGTGGCATCCTGAAGTCCCTGGAGGCGGCGGTCCCAGGTCTGGCCATGGTGCGCCTTCGGAGGGTCAGTCTAGAgcgtcgccatggtaacttggAGGAAGCGGAGGCCCTCTTAAGGGAGGCCATGGAGTCTGCGAAGAATGCTACTGAGACATCGTTCTATGCTGTGAAACTGGCCAGGCAGCTGATGAAGGTGCAGAGGAGCCTGAGCAAGGCCAGGAAGGTGCTGCTGGATGCTATTGAAAAAGACCAG ACGAGTCCAAAACTCTATCTAAACCTGCTTGAGCTGGAGTACAGCGGAGACGTGACGCAGAATGAGGCGGAGATCTTGGCATGTTTCGACCGAGCCCTAAACAGCCCGATGCCCCTTGAAACCCGCCTTCTCTTCTCCCAGCGCAAGGTGGAGTTCCTCGAGGACTTTGGCAGTGACATCAATGT gcttGTGACTGCATATGAGGAACATCAGAAACTGCAAAAAGAAAGCGAACCCACAAAGAGGAAAGCCGAGAACGG CTCTCTGGAACCGGACTCCAAGAAGCAGCGGGTGGATGACGGTTCCACGACTGCAGCAAACACAGTGGCAGACGCGCAGGACAGCTCTGCATACAACTACAACTGGTACCAG CAATACGGTGGCTGGGGACAAAACACCTGGGGACAGTACAACCAATATGCACAGTATAACCAGTACTACCCGCCTCCTCCAACATGA
- the faua gene encoding FAU ubiquitin like and ribosomal protein S30 fusion a — MQLFLRAQNTHTLEVTGQETVGQIKAHVQGLEGLLVEDQVLLLAGCPLEDDASLASCGVSEHCTLEVAGRLLGGKVHGSLARAGKVRGQTPKVDKQEKKKKKTGRAKRRIQYNRRFVNVVPTFGKKKGPNANS; from the exons ATGCAGCTCTTCTTGCGTGCCCAGAACACTCACACCCTTGAGGTGACCGGACAGGAGACTGTTGGACAGATCAAG GCCCATGTCCAGGGTCTGGAGGGTCTCCTGGTTGAGGATCAGGTGCTGTTGCTTGCTGGTTGCCCACTGGAGGATGATGCTTCCCTGGCATCCTGTGGTGTCTCAGAGCACTGCACCCTGGAAGTAGCTGGCAGGCTGCTGGGAG GTAAGGTTCACGGCTCTCTGGCCCGCGCTGGAAAAGTGAGGGGACAGACACCCAAG GTTGACaagcaggagaagaagaagaagaagactggcCGTGCTAAGCGTCGCATCCAGTACAACAGGCGCTTTGTGAACGTTGTGCCCACCTTCGGAAAGAAGAAGGGACCCAATGCCAACTCTTAA
- the fkbp3 gene encoding peptidyl-prolyl cis-trans isomerase FKBP3 isoform X1, with protein MAAEPTREWSEEQLKSDDLPKKDLIKFIQDNAAHSFLNEHKLLGNIKNVAKTAKKEQLIIAYNHLFQSKRFKGTEPVEEVTEQVRVVKIEDKPKEAKAEAVDEGPPKYTKSVLKKGDKTNFPKKGETVSCWYTGTLEDGTVFDTNIPALARKKRQTKPLSFKVGLGRVIRGWDEGLLTMSKGETARFEIEPEWAYGKKGLPDSKIPPNAKLIFEVELVAVD; from the exons ATGGCGGCTGAACCAACACGAGAGTGGAGTGAGGAGCAGCTCAAAAGTGATGATTTGCCTAAAAAAGACCTTATAAAGTTCATTCAGGACAATGCAGCCCACTCG TTCCTCAATGAGCACAAGCTGCTgggaaacataaaaaatgttgccaaaacagcaaagaaagaacaactgattattgcctataatcaccTCTTTCAGAGCAAA AGGTTTAAAGGCACAGAACCAGTTGAGGAAGTGACTGAGCAGGTTAGAGTTGTGAAAATTGAAGATAAGCCCAAAGAAGCCAAGGCAGAGGCTGTGGATGAG GGTCCGCCAAAGTATACCAAGTCAGTGCTGAAGAAAGGTGACAAGACAAACTTTCCAAAGAAAGGCGAGACCGTGAGCTGCTGGTACACTGGCACCTTAGAAGATGGGACTGTGTTCGACACCAATATTCCTGCAT TGGCAAGAAAGAAGAGGCAAACTAAACCACTGAGCTTCAAAGTTGGATTGGGCAGAGTCATCAGAGGA TGGGATGAGGGACTTCTAACAATGAGCAAGGGTGAAACCGCTCGATTCGAAATTGAACCAGAGTGGGCCTACGGAAAGAAGGGTCTCCCTGACTCCAA AATTCCACCCAATGCAAAGCTGATTTTTGAGGTCGAGCTGGTGGCCGTGGATTAA
- the fkbp3 gene encoding peptidyl-prolyl cis-trans isomerase FKBP3 isoform X2, with protein MPPSSCDFEIFQFLNEHKLLGNIKNVAKTAKKEQLIIAYNHLFQSKRFKGTEPVEEVTEQVRVVKIEDKPKEAKAEAVDEGPPKYTKSVLKKGDKTNFPKKGETVSCWYTGTLEDGTVFDTNIPALARKKRQTKPLSFKVGLGRVIRGWDEGLLTMSKGETARFEIEPEWAYGKKGLPDSKIPPNAKLIFEVELVAVD; from the exons ATGCCACCCAGTTCTTGTGATTTTGAGATTTTTCAG TTCCTCAATGAGCACAAGCTGCTgggaaacataaaaaatgttgccaaaacagcaaagaaagaacaactgattattgcctataatcaccTCTTTCAGAGCAAA AGGTTTAAAGGCACAGAACCAGTTGAGGAAGTGACTGAGCAGGTTAGAGTTGTGAAAATTGAAGATAAGCCCAAAGAAGCCAAGGCAGAGGCTGTGGATGAG GGTCCGCCAAAGTATACCAAGTCAGTGCTGAAGAAAGGTGACAAGACAAACTTTCCAAAGAAAGGCGAGACCGTGAGCTGCTGGTACACTGGCACCTTAGAAGATGGGACTGTGTTCGACACCAATATTCCTGCAT TGGCAAGAAAGAAGAGGCAAACTAAACCACTGAGCTTCAAAGTTGGATTGGGCAGAGTCATCAGAGGA TGGGATGAGGGACTTCTAACAATGAGCAAGGGTGAAACCGCTCGATTCGAAATTGAACCAGAGTGGGCCTACGGAAAGAAGGGTCTCCCTGACTCCAA AATTCCACCCAATGCAAAGCTGATTTTTGAGGTCGAGCTGGTGGCCGTGGATTAA